In Seriola aureovittata isolate HTS-2021-v1 ecotype China chromosome 17, ASM2101889v1, whole genome shotgun sequence, a genomic segment contains:
- the LOC130185844 gene encoding neurexophilin-1 yields the protein MRPNRGFILLLLNGTACLVALGQEDDSSNPKSSSDDSSKTVGLLTGQAPLSPLSRWMLHSKSRAANATSLELPYRSPVPFSKQEFSKQEFWEMLGSDLLKPDASSSRVKRRPIVKTGKFKKMFGWGDFYSNIKTVRLNLLITGKIVDHGNGTFSVYFRHNSTGQGNISVSLVPPVKAVEFDLERQSVVYPKDSKIFNCRVDYEKVDRSKRTSLCNYDPSKTCFQEQIQSHVSWICSKPFKVICIYISFYSTDYRLVQKVCPDYNYHNEMPYLPSG from the coding sequence GTGGCCCTGGGTCAAGAAGATGACTCCTCCAACCCCAAGAGCTCTTCAGATGACTCCTCTAAGACGGTGGGCCTCCTGACCGGGCAGGCCCCCCTCTCGCCCCTGAGCCGCTGGATGCTTCACAGTAAGAGCAGAGCTGCTAATGCCACCTCTCTGGAGCTGCCCTACCGCTCCCCGGTCCCTTTCTCCAAGCAGGAATTCTCTAAACAGGAGTTCTGGGAGATGTTGGGCAGCGACTTGCTCAAGCCCGACGCCTCCAGCTCTAGGGTCAAACGCCGGCCCATTGTAAAGACCGGCAAGTTCAAGAAGATGTTTGGCTGGGGAGACTTCTATTCCAATATCAAGACGGTGAGGCTTAACCTGCTGATCACCGGCAAGATTGTGGATCACGGTAACGGCACGTTCAGCGTCTACTTCCGCCACAACTCCACGGGGCAGGGCAACATCTCGGTCAGCCTGGTGCCACCCGTCAAGGCGGTGGAGTTTGACCTGGAGCGCCAGAGCGTGGTCTACCCCAAGGACTCCAAGATCTTCAATTGCCGCGTGGACTATGAGAAGGTGGATCGCAGCAAGCGCACCTCGCTGTGCAACTACGACCCGTCCAAGACCTGCTTCCAGGAGCAGATTCAGAGCCACGTGTCCTGGATTTGCTCCAAGCCTTTCAAAGTCATCTGTATCTACATATCCTTCTACAGCACGGACTACCGCCTGGTGCAGAAGGTTTGCCCGGACTACAACTACCATAATGAGATGCCCTACCTGCCCTCGGGCTAG